The window GACAGAAAAGAATGCAAATGTGCGGTCCAAGCGCGGTAGTGATCGTCACTTCGAGGAACATTATTTTCAGGGGTAAATTTGTACGTTCGGGGGCAAATCCCCTTAATCTATAAGAAGCCCAGCTCGCCCAAAAAGAAGGTATCaaggccagctagcgtaattcggaagaatatgtctagtatattGTTATACTTACTCAGGATagagttacgacagtcagagtgctcatgatcgatagagaagatttaggcaaatttatagcaaacatagcggaaaggattccgacaaaaggggaaatcagaaccttagacctttctcattcttgcttacaacagtTTATAGCTAGTTCttaattactgcatttttattacgtaatatttagttaataaacacccAATACTCAAATATCTTTGAAGATTGAATACATGAATTTCTGTAAATCCAATAGTTGTGATCGATAGgataattccctgtgggatttgaCTCTGGACTTGttaaccggaatatatttgcagcgaccgctttgtcctttttataaggcatagttgggcgtgatcaaattttagcGTTGTTGTCGTGGAGTTTATGGTGTTATTGATTGCAGTTAAAAAGAAGTGCaagaattcttagtgtagtcaattttcttcaatttaaactaaccattgaaattctaaagtttgtAGTCATGGTtgttacaggtgcatgcctagaaactcctcaagaactggtgaattgttTGAAGCATTATTAGATCCTGAGAAGGTGTTCAAGGTATTGAACCGTGCAAACTAGAAAGGCAAACAATAACAGAACTCAACTGAAAGAATTGAACCAGACATGGAAGACGATAATCTAAACAACAGAGACAACGTGAATGAcccaaacaacagaaacaacacaAATGACCCAAATGATTAGggtgtggcacctcttgtgccagaagcggCACTATATGATTGGGTACAACCCACAGCTGACAACTTAGCAACTGCTATTGTagtccctcagatacaagcaGATTCATTCCAGATCACAAATAACATGATACATCTGTTGCAGAACAACGGACTATTCTCAGGGTCATACgttgaagatcctcagcagcatctgaagaattcttttttcaatttgTGCCACGTTGAGGCAACACAACGTGACACGGGAAGCAATACgtttgttgttgtttccattctcggTGATAGGAACAACTCAAacttggcttaattcactccccataaactccatcactacttgggaggaattagtcaagcaataTTTGAGCAAATTTCATCCACCCAATAAGACGACTTAgcaaattgatgagatattgatCTTCAAACAAAAACCAACTAAGACACTACATGAAACGTGGGAGAGATTCAAGGGTCTGCTGGTTACGTGTCCACATCATGGTATTCCGGAGCAGATGTTGGGGTAGAGATTTTACATGCGTTTGGCAGATAGTTTGAAATCCAACgttgatgcttcagcaggtggagtatttttgagcaaaacattcAGAGAGAGCAAGATCCTacttgacaagatggcacaaaACTCAGGATGGACAACAAGGAACGCTCCAATCACTCATGTGGTTCACTCAGTGGCTCTAGTGGCTCTAGACCCGACTAACTCCAtagctgaaaatatggccactctGATGACACAAATAAGCATCCTCCCCAAAAAGGTTGAAGAATCAGGCtagaagcagcaggtacacatagttgaTGCAACCAATGGGGGGTCTATGTACATCATGCATTAATCAGCCATATGTTTGCTCATGGAATGCTGAAGGtgaaaatcaacaatatcaagagaACATGAATTATGTGGCTAACTGCGGGGGACCAAGACCAGGTAGTTAGAATTGGGGTCAGCAGAATCAACAATACAAACCAGTTCAGCAtcagtacaataacaacaataaccatAGGCCTATGCGACCACAGGGGCAAATGGTGCCTTACTAAAGACAACAAGGATACGACTAGCAAAATCAGCAGCAGGTGTATCAACAAACTCCACAACAACGGATTGTGAGACATGAAGATGGGTTTGCTAAACTCGAGGGTATGATTCAATAAGTGATTGGGTCCACCGGAAAACTAGCTGATAGAGTAGACTCACATGAGTCAGCGATTAAGAATATCGAGATCCAGTTAGCACAAATTTCAATGGCCCTAAATATCGTCCTCATAGGACGTTACCTACAGAcatccaaatcaatccaaaagagCAGGGCCCAAAGTAGTTGATGGCAGTGAGTCTCCAAAATGGTAAGGACTTAGATCTGGAGCAAAAAATTGCTCACGAAAGTAGGCCGACTGAGGCACTGGTGCCCATACCCATTGAAATAGATGATTCAGTAGGTTTAACTGATGTGACAATACAGAATGCACAAGATAACACAAATAAAGAAGAAGAGGTTGTGAAAGAGACTGAAGCTGCACTAGAACCGACAGTAAAAGCAGTGCCTGAACAAGAGAAGAACCAAATCACAAGGAAGAAGCAACCTCCAGCACCATTCCCACAGATATTGGCCAAGTATCAAAAAGATGAGCAGTACAAGAAATTTTTggagatgttgaagcaaatttAGGTAAACATTCCATTGATTGATACTTTAAAGGAAATGCCTGGGTATGCAAagatgatgaaggacttgatgtcccgcaAGTTCAACTTTCAAGACTTGGCCACGGTTACACTAACTCAAACCTGTAGAGCTGTTGTGACGAGACATATAGCCGAGAAGCTGTCTGATCCAAGGAgcttcacaatcccttgcacaaTAGGAAACTTTGCTTTTGCTAAGGAATTGTGTGATCTGGGAGCTagcataaatcttatgcccctATCTATCTACAAAATTCTAGGCATTGGAAGGGCTAGACCCACGTCTATGCTATTACAGCTGGCTGACCGAATAGTGAAGAGGCCCTCTGGGATTTTAGATGATGTATTGGTGCAGGTTGGGAAGTTTGTGTTCCCAACAGATTTTGTCATCTTTGACTGTCGGGTTGACGAggaaattttcataattttgggaataccattcttggccactgggagagcttTAATTAATTATGAAACTGGAAATCTCAAGATGAGGTTAAAtgatgaagagataacattcaaAGCGCAGAAATCTATGCGCAGACCCGGTGAATTTGCCAATTTCTCTTTAATAGATGTTGTGGATGTACTGTTGGAGGAGGGCGATAAAGCATTGAACGTTAAAGACCCCTTAGCAGTTTGTCTCATGAACTTAGACGAGGCTAATGGTGAATACTTGGCAGAGTGGGTATTGGCTCTTAGAGGCCAAGGTTTTTGGAAAAGGGAGCTTGAATTTGAGTCTTTGCACTTGAAGGAAAGAAAAACTCCTCCAACTAAGTCGGCAATAGAAGAGCCACCAAAGTTGGAACGGAAGCCACTGCCCTCTCATTTCAAGTATGCATTCTTAGGACCTAACTCAACTCTtacctattattatctcatccagTTTGTTAGATGTGTAGGCAGAATAGCTTTTGCAGGTACTAACTGAGTGCAAGACTGCAATTGGGTAGACCATTGTGGACATTAAGGGGATCAGCCCTGCCTTCTATATGCATAAGATTCGGCTagaagatgggcacaaaccttctagagaacatcaaagaagtatgaaccccaacatgaagaaGTAGTGAAAAAGGAAGTGATTaaatggttagatgcgggaatcatatTCCCTATCTTTGACAGCAACTGGGTTAGCCCAGTGTAGTGTGTACCTAAAAAGGGAGGTATAATAGTAGTAAAAAATGAGAAGAACGAGTTGATCTCTACACGAACAGTCACAGGTTGGCGAATCTGTATGGATTACAGGAAGTTGAACTTGGCTACCaggaaagatcatttcccactACCATTCATCGATCAGATACTAGATAGATTGGCAAGGAGGTCTCACTTTTGCTTcctggatggatactcggggtataatcaattTTTTGTTGCCTCGGAGGATAGAGAGAAAATGACGTTCACCTGCTCTTATGGAATTTATGCTTTTCGGCGAATGTCgtttggcttatgcaatgcacctGCCACATTCCAAAGATGCATGATGCCCATCTTCACAGATATGGTAGAGGAGATAAtggaagttttcatggatgacttcccAGTGGTGGGGAATTCATTCGATGATTGCCTTGTGAACTTGATGCGAGTGTTGAAAAGGTGTATCGAGACTAATCTGGTACTCaactgggaaaagtgtcatttcatggtacatgaaggtatagttttggggcacctAGTGTTAAGTAAAGGTATTGAGGTGGATCGTGCAAAAGTTGATGTGATAGAAAAGCTTCCACCACCCACCTCCGTCAAAGCAatcagaagttttcttgggcacgccgGTTTCTATAGGAGGTTTATAAAAgttttttccaaaattgctaaccccttgtATAAATTGCTTAAAAAAGATCGCCCTTTTGTATTTTCTGCAGGGTAGCTTTTGAGGAATTAAAGAAAAGACTGGTAACAACATCTATCATAGTtgcccccaactgggagcaaccgttTGAGCTGATGTGTGCTACTAGTGACTATGCTGTGGGAGCAATGCTTGGGCAGCGaaaagataaaatcatgcatcTAATATACTACGCAAGTAGAACGTTGAGTGGAGCCCAGCTAAATTACATTGTGACCGAAAAGAAGATGCTAGCAGTGGTATTCGCATTTGAAAAGTTCAGTTCTTACCTAATAGGCTCAAAGGTAATTGTTTATATTGACCATGCTGCTTTCAGGTACTTAATTGAAAAGAAGGAGTCAAAACCGTGCCTGATTCGATGGGTGCTACTGCtgcaagaatttgatttggagatccgtgaCCGAAAGGGAacagagaaccaagtagctgaccatTTATCCATGCTGGAAGGAACTAAAAAGAAGGTTGAGGTagaaaagattttggaaacttttCCAGATGAACAACTACTAGTCACTGTCACACCtactttttccgccccgcgaggggtgaaggagtttttttcaattaaaggacaatcgaaacgagatttgtttgtttatttcagagtcgccacttgggagatttagggtgtcccaagtcaccaatttaatcccgaatcgaggaaaagaatgactccatattacagtccgcgaaccagaaatccggataaggaattctgttaacccgggagaaggtgttaggcattcccgagttccatggttctagcacggtcgctcaactgtcatattcggcttatttatctgattttatacaattatgcgctcatgtgcaagttttaactctttaccgcttttattattatatttcaaaagaatgtgaacatcgtttaaaaacatgtctttggattgcatcacatgaaatgcacccgcaatccggaacatatttttattcaatgttttgggatttgaatttgggtcgcatgaaatgcacacctgagtttaagaaggcaagattattaaaatgcgcgcctaaagcgattagcgtatttattatttttttgggtaaggccgtggagttcgctaagcggccgatcccgagttctaagtaattaacacatacattttatgagggccccgcaattggtgcgttttattgggcgagactcatctcatttatttttaaaggacaatcctaaactacatttttttctattaaatttgtctctacaaaatgaaagagaaaatgtcttaatttacatgcttgagttattatagttgggtttcgaatatgattcataaaatctgaaaatgatgcaaacaggacggtccgttgccaatgcgggcccaggcccaacgtgtatggcataaaactagacctgggtcatcttattcacatgttactacctagttacattatactaggcatgtttacagtttatcaaattaaaaaaaaacttagcaatctaattttaattctaGACCATCTACAtactgaaattaaccaatagtatttaactaaacaatattcgtATAAGTTCAGGAATGATTTATTCGTTTGATGAACTAACGTGCTTTTTAAAATatggtaatcatccaacaataataaattaactagacggagttactacaccatttatttatttattagtcaatatatagatagttcgtccgttaagctatcgtcagatattccactatatatattaaacaactacatgattctgattagagtaagctaaataattcatatttacaaataaaattcagaatataa of the Nicotiana tabacum cultivar K326 chromosome 7, ASM71507v2, whole genome shotgun sequence genome contains:
- the LOC142161977 gene encoding uncharacterized protein LOC142161977 produces the protein MPGYAKMMKDLMSRKFNFQDLATVTLTQTCRAVVTRHIAEKLSDPRSFTIPCTIGNFAFAKELCDLGASINLMPLSIYKILGIGRARPTSMLLQLADRIVKRPSGILDDVLVQVGKFVFPTDFVIFDCRVDEEIFIILGIPFLATGRALINYETGNLKMRLNDEEITFKAQKSMRRPGEFANFSLIDVVDVLLEEGDKALNVKDPLAVCLMNLDEANGEYLAEWVLALRGQGFWKRELEFESLHLKERKTPPTKSAIEEPPKLERKPLPSHFKYAFLGPNSTLTYYYLIQFVRCVGRIAFAGTN